The following proteins come from a genomic window of Natrinema saccharevitans:
- a CDS encoding GNAT family N-acetyltransferase, with the protein MATEELEFGHEDRKRIYEYVERHGAVDPEDTRERLGIDSSGFRHHVAILKRDGRLEKGDGKLRVTIDAGAEEEYVSADLEFHIRPARQEDLTGIVGAIRQVAEERTYIEAESVADEIDHEEALLRHNELESRMFFVATVEDDVVGWVHLYAPEIDKLSHTAELTVGVLEEYRGHGIGSHLLSRGLEWAGSNGYEKLYQSVPSTNEEAIAFLEGHDWETEAVREDHYKLNGHYVDEVMMAVEL; encoded by the coding sequence ATGGCTACCGAGGAACTCGAATTCGGTCACGAGGACCGCAAGCGGATCTACGAGTACGTCGAGCGACACGGCGCGGTCGATCCCGAGGACACACGGGAACGGTTGGGAATCGATTCGAGCGGCTTCCGACACCACGTCGCGATTCTCAAACGCGACGGCCGACTCGAGAAAGGTGACGGCAAACTCCGGGTGACGATCGACGCCGGCGCCGAGGAGGAGTACGTCTCGGCGGACCTCGAGTTCCATATCCGACCCGCCCGGCAGGAAGACCTGACGGGGATCGTCGGCGCGATCCGGCAGGTCGCCGAGGAGCGGACCTATATCGAAGCCGAGAGCGTCGCCGACGAGATCGATCACGAGGAGGCGCTCTTGCGCCACAACGAACTCGAGTCGCGGATGTTCTTCGTCGCCACCGTCGAGGACGACGTCGTCGGCTGGGTCCACCTCTACGCGCCCGAGATCGACAAGTTGAGCCACACCGCCGAACTCACCGTCGGCGTCTTGGAGGAGTACCGCGGCCACGGCATCGGCTCGCATCTCCTCTCCCGGGGGCTCGAGTGGGCCGGTTCGAACGGCTACGAGAAGCTCTACCAGAGCGTTCCCTCGACCAACGAGGAGGCGATCGCCTTCCTCGAGGGCCACGACTGGGAGACGGAAGCCGTCCGCGAGGACCACTACAAACTCAACGGCCACTACGTCGACGAGGTGATGATGGCTGTCGAACTCTGA
- a CDS encoding DUF7344 domain-containing protein encodes MIDRGRTDDPADAARDADGEAIPADLSLDDVHHLLQTKRRRDVLRYLRDAEEPVRLRELAEQIAAWEQETTVEELRSDERQRVYISLYQSHLPKLDNHGIIEYDKDRGRVDSTPRTAQFEPYLEGPTGTAASDPWPRRYGATAGLCAAVLGAVAAGFVPIDGLVAAGLVLASFAAVTAAHAWTD; translated from the coding sequence GTGATCGATCGCGGCCGGACCGACGACCCCGCTGACGCCGCCCGAGACGCGGACGGAGAGGCGATCCCCGCCGACCTGTCACTGGACGACGTCCACCATCTCCTCCAGACGAAGCGTCGCCGGGACGTCCTGCGGTACCTGCGGGACGCGGAGGAGCCGGTCCGACTGCGCGAACTCGCCGAACAGATCGCCGCCTGGGAGCAGGAGACGACCGTCGAGGAGCTACGATCCGACGAGCGCCAGCGCGTTTACATCTCGCTGTACCAGTCTCACCTGCCGAAACTCGACAATCACGGGATCATCGAATACGACAAGGACCGCGGCCGGGTCGACTCGACGCCGCGGACCGCCCAGTTCGAGCCGTATCTCGAGGGGCCGACCGGAACGGCCGCGAGCGACCCGTGGCCCCGCCGGTACGGGGCGACCGCCGGCCTCTGTGCCGCGGTCCTCGGCGCGGTGGCAGCCGGGTTCGTTCCGATCGACGGGCTCGTCGCTGCGGGACTCGTTTTGGCTTCGTTCGCGGCCGTGACGGCCGCACACGCGTGGACCGACTAA
- a CDS encoding helix-turn-helix domain-containing protein produces MTTVVELEIPATRLGFDRTFDRVSTFEFQVGGMIGDSPPLIWAGGPDRDAVARALEADPSVDVIASLGDGRESPTDASEGAGPDASPGDRWLFRIALGDAAKLFTEIVADNDGAILTARGRNGRWLVKLLFHDRESVSACHDLLEQYEYRATVTRISGVDDLASAQTPLTETQYETICKAHELGYFDVPRGVTLKELAAELDVSHQALSERLRRSHAALVSAELSERTAPMAIDP; encoded by the coding sequence ATGACCACAGTCGTCGAACTCGAGATTCCGGCAACCCGACTCGGCTTCGACCGGACCTTCGATCGAGTATCGACGTTCGAGTTTCAGGTCGGGGGAATGATCGGCGATTCGCCGCCGCTGATCTGGGCCGGCGGTCCGGATCGGGACGCCGTCGCTCGGGCGCTCGAGGCGGATCCGTCGGTCGACGTGATCGCCAGCCTCGGCGACGGCAGGGAGTCACCGACCGACGCATCCGAAGGCGCTGGGCCGGACGCCAGCCCGGGCGATCGCTGGCTGTTCAGGATCGCGCTCGGGGATGCGGCGAAACTGTTCACCGAAATCGTGGCCGACAACGACGGCGCGATCCTGACCGCTCGGGGCCGGAACGGTCGGTGGCTGGTGAAACTGCTCTTTCACGATCGGGAGTCGGTGTCGGCGTGTCACGACCTGCTCGAGCAATACGAGTACCGGGCGACCGTCACCCGAATCAGCGGCGTCGACGATCTCGCGAGTGCGCAGACGCCGCTGACCGAGACCCAGTACGAGACGATCTGTAAGGCTCACGAACTGGGATATTTCGACGTGCCGAGGGGGGTGACGCTCAAGGAGTTGGCGGCCGAACTCGACGTCTCCCATCAGGCGCTGTCCGAACGGCTCCGCCGAAGCCACGCGGCCCTGGTCAGTGCCGAACTCTCCGAGCGGACCGCACCGATGGCGATCGATCCCTGA
- a CDS encoding HhH-GPD family protein, whose amino-acid sequence MTAGDGETIPDDRGAVREALIEWYEDDHREFPWRRTDDPYEILVSEVMSQQTQLGRVVEAWEGFLERWPTTADLAAADRADVVGFWTDHSLGYNNRAKYLHEAARQVEEEYDGAFPETPTELQELMGVGPYTANAVASFAFNNGDAVVDTNVKRVLYRAFDVPDDDAAFEDAASDLMPAGRSRVWNNAIMELGGVACEQTPKCDEAGCPWREWCSAYASGDFTAPDVPTQPSFEGSRRQFRGRVIGTLREHGELEIDTLGHRIRVDYVPDGEYGREWLAGLLADLEDDGLVEFDRDGADGPVARLRR is encoded by the coding sequence ATGACAGCAGGGGACGGGGAGACGATCCCCGACGACCGCGGAGCGGTTCGCGAGGCGCTGATCGAGTGGTACGAGGACGACCACCGGGAGTTCCCGTGGCGGCGGACCGACGACCCCTATGAAATCCTCGTCAGCGAAGTGATGAGCCAGCAGACCCAGCTCGGACGAGTCGTCGAGGCCTGGGAGGGGTTCCTCGAGCGGTGGCCGACGACCGCCGACCTCGCGGCGGCCGACCGGGCAGACGTGGTGGGCTTCTGGACCGACCACAGTCTGGGCTACAACAACCGGGCGAAATACCTCCACGAGGCGGCCCGGCAGGTCGAGGAAGAGTACGACGGCGCGTTCCCCGAGACGCCCACGGAGCTACAGGAACTGATGGGTGTCGGCCCGTACACGGCCAACGCGGTCGCGAGCTTCGCGTTCAACAACGGCGACGCGGTCGTCGATACGAACGTCAAGCGAGTCCTCTATCGGGCGTTCGACGTGCCCGACGACGACGCGGCGTTCGAGGACGCGGCGAGCGACCTCATGCCGGCGGGCCGGTCGCGGGTCTGGAACAACGCGATTATGGAGTTGGGCGGGGTCGCCTGCGAACAGACGCCGAAGTGTGACGAGGCCGGCTGTCCGTGGCGCGAGTGGTGTTCTGCCTACGCCAGCGGCGACTTCACCGCCCCCGACGTCCCGACCCAGCCGAGTTTCGAGGGGAGCCGCCGGCAGTTCCGTGGTCGCGTGATCGGCACCCTGCGGGAACACGGCGAACTCGAGATCGATACGCTCGGCCACCGCATCCGCGTCGACTACGTCCCCGACGGCGAGTACGGCCGCGAGTGGCTGGCCGGCCTGCTCGCGGACCTCGAGGACGACGGACTGGTCGAGTTCGACCGTGACGGTGCGGACGGCCCCGTCGCCCGTCTGCGACGGTAG
- a CDS encoding MaoC family dehydratase, translating to MTHPTEGETRTFERTFTADDVQQFADLSGDDQPRHTEPDDDGRVMVQGLLTATLPTKLGSDNEVLASTMEFDFHQPVYTGEPITCRSTFDTVRERDDRYEFVSDVVCENAAGETVLTAETEGLIWKDE from the coding sequence ATGACGCACCCAACCGAGGGCGAGACGAGGACGTTCGAGCGAACGTTTACCGCCGACGATGTACAGCAGTTCGCGGACCTCTCCGGCGACGACCAACCGCGTCATACCGAACCGGACGACGATGGTCGCGTGATGGTTCAGGGGTTGTTGACCGCGACGCTGCCAACGAAGTTGGGAAGCGATAACGAAGTGTTGGCCAGTACGATGGAGTTTGACTTCCACCAGCCGGTTTACACCGGCGAGCCGATCACGTGTCGCTCGACGTTCGACACCGTTAGAGAACGAGACGACCGGTACGAATTCGTCTCGGACGTCGTCTGTGAGAACGCGGCCGGTGAGACCGTCCTAACCGCGGAGACCGAAGGCCTCATTTGGAAAGACGAGTGA
- a CDS encoding amphi-Trp domain-containing protein translates to MPEEVLFKSESDQSRADIASYLRRVADKLERGDAVTLKSGSESVTMEPPARPTFEVKAEREGPTNGPGELSVEFELEWNEDGNEGGGGSDGQLEIE, encoded by the coding sequence ATGCCCGAAGAAGTCCTGTTCAAATCCGAGAGCGACCAGAGCCGAGCGGACATCGCGTCGTATCTCCGCCGCGTCGCTGACAAGCTCGAACGGGGGGATGCAGTCACGCTCAAATCCGGTTCCGAGTCCGTGACGATGGAGCCGCCGGCCCGCCCGACGTTCGAGGTCAAAGCCGAACGCGAGGGGCCAACGAACGGGCCCGGTGAGTTGAGTGTCGAGTTCGAACTCGAATGGAACGAGGACGGCAACGAGGGGGGCGGCGGGAGCGACGGCCAGTTGGAGATCGAGTGA
- a CDS encoding DHH family phosphoesterase, producing MTRDSAGEPGADDGDSVVYDLAPDCTADDVEQGRPYLAEINGIVDYGVFVDLSDSVSGLVHESVLEGTYAVGDELVVELESVRENGDMAFEPVDVGDDYEIESVSRDYSLTGTDGLEASIGEQIHLEGEVTQVKQTGGPTIFHVADENGVVPCAAFEEAGVRAYPQVEVGDVVRVTGTPEHREGSVQIEVEGLSTLEGENADQARERLEAALAERAEPHDVEPLIDWPAFEKLRSDLEEVARLLRRTVLEGRPIRVRHHADGDGMCAAVPVQIALQHFIADVHEDADAPRHLIKRLPAKAPFYEMEDATRDLNFALEDREKHGQQLPLLLMLDNGSTAEDVPAYETLAHYDIPIVAVDHHHPDPDAVGDLLDTHVNPYLHDEDYRITTGMLCVELARMIYPELGEELRHVPAVAGLSDRSKADAMDDYLELAAAEGYDEDRLQDVSEALDYAAFWLRYNSGDQLIQDLLQVDSDDEARHRELVDFFAERGREEVDEQLEAAMPHLEHETLENGAHLYRIDVENYAHRFTYPAPGKTTGEIHDRKIEETGDPVITVGYGPDFAVLRSDGVRLDIPNMVSELEAEIAGGGVSGGGHLVVGSIKFVSGKREEVIDALVEKMAEADIDEALSSAAPIDD from the coding sequence ATGACGCGTGACTCCGCCGGGGAACCCGGCGCAGACGACGGGGATTCCGTCGTCTACGATCTCGCCCCTGACTGTACCGCCGACGACGTCGAACAAGGCCGTCCCTATCTCGCCGAAATCAACGGTATCGTCGACTACGGCGTCTTCGTCGATCTCTCCGACTCCGTCTCCGGACTCGTCCACGAATCCGTCCTCGAGGGCACCTACGCCGTCGGCGACGAACTCGTCGTCGAACTCGAGAGCGTCCGCGAGAACGGCGACATGGCCTTCGAGCCGGTCGACGTCGGCGACGACTACGAGATCGAGTCGGTCAGCCGCGACTACTCGCTGACCGGCACCGACGGCCTCGAGGCCTCGATCGGCGAGCAGATCCACCTCGAGGGCGAAGTGACCCAGGTCAAACAGACCGGCGGCCCGACGATCTTTCACGTCGCCGACGAGAACGGGGTCGTCCCCTGTGCCGCCTTCGAGGAGGCCGGCGTCCGCGCCTACCCGCAGGTCGAGGTCGGCGACGTCGTCCGCGTCACCGGCACGCCGGAACACCGCGAGGGCTCGGTCCAGATCGAGGTCGAGGGCCTCTCGACGCTCGAGGGCGAAAACGCCGACCAGGCCCGCGAGCGCCTCGAGGCGGCGCTCGCGGAACGGGCCGAACCCCACGACGTCGAGCCGCTGATCGACTGGCCCGCCTTCGAGAAACTCCGGTCGGACTTAGAGGAGGTCGCGCGACTGCTGCGCCGGACCGTCCTCGAAGGACGGCCGATCCGGGTCCGGCACCACGCCGACGGCGACGGCATGTGCGCCGCCGTCCCCGTCCAGATCGCGCTGCAGCACTTCATCGCCGACGTCCACGAGGACGCGGACGCGCCGCGCCACCTCATCAAGCGGCTGCCGGCCAAAGCGCCGTTCTACGAGATGGAGGACGCGACGCGGGACCTGAACTTCGCGCTCGAGGACCGCGAGAAACACGGCCAGCAGCTCCCACTGTTGCTGATGCTCGATAACGGCTCGACGGCCGAGGACGTCCCGGCCTACGAGACGCTGGCCCACTACGACATCCCCATCGTCGCCGTCGACCACCACCACCCCGACCCCGACGCGGTCGGCGACCTGCTCGACACCCACGTCAACCCCTACCTCCACGACGAGGACTACCGGATCACGACGGGGATGCTCTGTGTCGAACTCGCGCGGATGATCTATCCCGAACTTGGCGAGGAACTCCGCCACGTCCCCGCCGTCGCCGGCCTCTCGGACCGCTCGAAGGCCGACGCGATGGACGACTACCTCGAGCTGGCCGCCGCGGAAGGCTACGACGAGGACCGCCTGCAAGACGTCAGCGAGGCGCTCGACTACGCCGCCTTCTGGCTGCGCTACAACTCCGGCGACCAGCTGATTCAGGACCTGCTGCAGGTCGACAGCGACGACGAAGCCCGCCACCGCGAACTCGTCGACTTCTTCGCCGAGCGCGGCCGCGAGGAAGTCGACGAGCAACTCGAGGCCGCCATGCCCCACCTCGAACACGAGACCCTCGAGAACGGCGCGCACCTCTACCGGATCGACGTGGAGAACTACGCGCACCGCTTTACCTACCCCGCGCCGGGCAAGACCACCGGCGAGATCCACGACCGCAAGATCGAGGAGACCGGCGATCCGGTCATCACGGTCGGCTACGGCCCCGATTTCGCCGTCCTTCGCAGTGACGGCGTCCGGCTCGACATCCCGAACATGGTCTCGGAACTGGAAGCCGAGATCGCGGGCGGCGGCGTCTCCGGCGGCGGCCACCTCGTCGTCGGCTCGATCAAGTTCGTCAGCGGCAAACGCGAGGAAGTGATCGACGCCCTGGTCGAGAAGATGGCCGAGGCCGACATCGACGAGGCGCTCTCGAGCGCGGCCCCGATCGACGACTGA
- a CDS encoding Mov34/MPN/PAD-1 family protein has translation MGLFDALFRSSEILGIAEETLEFALESSEETHPNEYMGFLRGTEADRLGLDREGLVITDILVVPGTESNSVSATVKTNQIPNDVKALGSVHSHPNGVISPSNADLDTFGRGSVHVIIGAPYRRTDWKAFDSKGQPTQLNVIDVDLPETEDFFDFTQADIDEELR, from the coding sequence ATGGGGCTGTTCGACGCGCTGTTTCGCTCGAGCGAGATCCTCGGCATCGCCGAGGAGACCCTCGAGTTCGCCCTCGAGTCCTCCGAGGAGACCCACCCGAACGAGTACATGGGGTTCCTCCGGGGGACCGAGGCCGACCGGCTGGGACTGGACCGCGAGGGCCTGGTCATCACCGATATTCTGGTGGTGCCCGGCACCGAGTCCAACAGCGTCAGCGCGACGGTCAAGACGAACCAGATTCCCAACGACGTGAAGGCGTTGGGAAGCGTCCACTCCCATCCGAACGGCGTCATCAGCCCGAGTAACGCGGACCTGGATACCTTCGGTCGCGGCAGCGTTCACGTCATCATCGGCGCGCCCTACCGCCGAACCGACTGGAAGGCGTTCGATTCGAAGGGGCAACCAACCCAGCTGAACGTGATCGACGTCGATCTGCCCGAGACCGAGGACTTCTTCGATTTCACGCAGGCGGATATCGACGAGGAACTGCGATGA
- a CDS encoding adenylyltransferase/cytidyltransferase family protein, whose protein sequence is MTRTVIAQGTFDILHPGHVHYLEEAAAMGDELYVIVARKANVDHKEKPICPATQRRDVVGALAAVDEALLGHEEDIFVPIEEIDPDVIALGHDQHHDDEAIAAELERRGIDCEVRRASGRETDDEQLLSTRLIIDRILERRG, encoded by the coding sequence ATGACCCGGACCGTCATCGCGCAGGGGACCTTCGACATCCTCCATCCCGGCCACGTCCACTATCTGGAGGAGGCCGCCGCGATGGGCGACGAACTGTACGTGATCGTCGCCCGCAAGGCGAACGTCGATCACAAGGAGAAGCCGATCTGTCCGGCGACCCAGCGCCGGGACGTGGTCGGCGCGCTCGCGGCCGTCGACGAGGCCCTGCTCGGCCACGAGGAGGACATCTTCGTTCCGATCGAGGAGATCGATCCGGACGTGATCGCGCTCGGCCACGACCAGCACCACGACGACGAGGCCATCGCGGCCGAACTCGAGCGACGGGGGATCGACTGCGAGGTCCGTCGCGCGAGCGGCCGCGAGACCGACGACGAGCAACTGCTCTCGACCCGGCTGATCATCGATCGGATCCTCGAGCGCCGCGGCTGA
- the ilvD gene encoding dihydroxy-acid dehydratase: MSSDSEFDYGKDEELRSREVTEGADKAPHRAMFRAMGFDDEDFGAPMIGVPNPAADITPCNVHLDDVADAALEGIDETGGMPIEFGTITISDAISMGTEGMKASLISRELIADSVELVSFGERMDGLVTVGGCDKNMPGMMMAAIRTDLPSVFLYGGSIMPGEHEGREVTVQNLFEGVGAVADGEMSPDELDEMERNACPGAGSCGGMFTANTMASISEAIGFAPLGSASPPAEDESRYDVAREAGEIAVDAVEAGRKPSDFLSEASFENAIALQVAVGGSTNAVLHLLAMAAEAGVDLDIETFNEISARTPKIANLQPGGERVMNDLHEVGGVPVVLRELLEADLLYGDALTVTGETMAEAVERVDPPAISDLDADFLHTVDDPIHERGAIRILTGNLAPEGAVIKITGEDHLHHEGPVRIFEREEEAMAYVQEGNVESGDVIGIRNEGPRGGPGMREMLGVTSAVAGQGHAEDVALFTDGRFSGATRGFSIGHVAPEAAAGGPIAALEDGDTITIDIDDLELSVDLSDEEIEQRLADREQPDRQYTSGVLAKYGQAFGSAANGAVTNPGVKDE; encoded by the coding sequence ATGAGCAGCGACAGCGAGTTCGACTACGGCAAGGACGAGGAACTGCGTAGTCGCGAGGTGACCGAGGGCGCGGACAAGGCCCCGCACCGCGCGATGTTCCGGGCGATGGGGTTCGACGACGAGGACTTCGGCGCGCCGATGATCGGCGTTCCGAATCCCGCGGCCGACATCACGCCGTGTAACGTCCACCTGGACGACGTCGCAGACGCCGCCCTCGAGGGCATCGACGAGACGGGCGGGATGCCCATCGAGTTCGGAACGATCACGATCTCGGACGCCATCTCGATGGGGACCGAGGGGATGAAGGCCTCACTCATTTCGCGGGAGTTGATCGCCGACTCCGTCGAACTGGTGTCGTTCGGCGAGCGCATGGACGGCCTGGTCACGGTCGGCGGTTGCGACAAGAACATGCCCGGGATGATGATGGCCGCGATCCGGACCGATCTTCCCTCCGTCTTTCTCTACGGCGGCTCGATCATGCCCGGCGAACACGAGGGCCGGGAGGTCACCGTTCAGAACCTCTTCGAGGGCGTCGGCGCCGTCGCCGACGGCGAGATGAGCCCGGACGAACTCGACGAGATGGAGCGCAACGCCTGTCCCGGCGCAGGCTCGTGTGGCGGCATGTTCACCGCGAACACGATGGCCTCGATCTCCGAAGCGATCGGCTTCGCGCCGCTTGGCAGCGCCAGCCCGCCCGCCGAGGACGAGTCCCGCTACGACGTCGCCCGCGAGGCCGGCGAGATCGCCGTCGACGCCGTCGAGGCAGGGCGGAAACCCTCCGACTTCCTCAGCGAGGCGTCCTTCGAGAACGCGATCGCCCTACAGGTCGCCGTCGGCGGCTCGACCAACGCCGTCCTCCACCTGCTGGCGATGGCCGCCGAGGCCGGCGTCGACTTAGACATCGAGACGTTCAACGAGATCAGCGCCCGCACGCCGAAGATCGCCAACCTCCAGCCCGGCGGCGAGCGCGTGATGAACGACCTCCACGAGGTCGGCGGCGTCCCCGTCGTCCTGCGCGAACTGCTCGAGGCAGACCTCCTCTATGGCGACGCCCTGACGGTTACCGGCGAGACGATGGCCGAGGCCGTAGAGCGGGTCGATCCGCCCGCGATTTCGGACCTCGACGCCGACTTCCTCCACACCGTCGACGATCCGATCCACGAGCGCGGTGCCATCCGCATCCTCACCGGCAACCTCGCGCCCGAGGGCGCGGTCATCAAGATCACCGGCGAGGATCACCTCCACCACGAGGGGCCCGTCCGGATCTTCGAGCGCGAGGAGGAAGCGATGGCCTACGTCCAGGAGGGCAACGTCGAGTCCGGCGACGTCATCGGCATCCGCAACGAAGGTCCCCGCGGCGGCCCCGGGATGCGCGAGATGCTCGGCGTCACGAGCGCCGTTGCGGGCCAGGGCCACGCCGAGGACGTCGCGCTCTTTACCGACGGGCGGTTCTCCGGCGCGACCCGCGGGTTCTCCATCGGCCACGTCGCCCCCGAGGCCGCGGCCGGCGGCCCCATCGCCGCCCTCGAGGACGGCGACACGATCACCATCGACATCGACGACCTCGAACTCTCCGTCGACCTCTCCGACGAAGAGATCGAGCAACGACTCGCGGACCGCGAGCAGCCCGACCGCCAGTACACCAGCGGCGTGCTGGCGAAGTACGGCCAGGCCTTTGGCTCCGCGGCCAACGGCGCCGTGACCAACCCCGGCGTCAAAGACGAGTAG
- a CDS encoding glycosyltransferase, giving the protein MANPDASVIVPARNEADRLERSLDSLAGQRYDGRLEVLVAANGEPTVAAARAHPAVDRVLVDGRGAGPGPARNLGANAADGDVLLFTDADTVVPPDWVRRHCRQYLTPEVVGVGGPLRPLEDDPHHRLCFRLLSDWWYRACWPLGFVQQPGPNCSVRRTAFEAVGGFDESLGFLEDTDLSLRLRREGMVVYDPTCPVETSARRQERVGYAGLFLTYLVGYLEYVLPGRSPTREYF; this is encoded by the coding sequence ATGGCGAACCCCGACGCCTCGGTGATCGTGCCGGCCCGCAACGAGGCCGACCGGCTCGAGCGGAGCCTCGACTCGCTGGCGGGCCAGCGCTACGACGGCCGGCTCGAGGTGCTCGTCGCGGCCAACGGGGAGCCGACGGTGGCCGCGGCCCGCGCGCACCCGGCCGTCGATCGGGTACTCGTGGACGGCCGAGGGGCCGGACCGGGACCGGCACGGAACCTGGGCGCGAACGCGGCCGACGGTGACGTCCTGCTGTTTACCGACGCCGACACCGTCGTCCCGCCCGACTGGGTCCGCCGTCACTGCCGGCAGTACCTCACGCCCGAGGTGGTCGGCGTCGGCGGGCCGCTCCGGCCGCTCGAGGACGACCCGCACCACCGGCTGTGCTTTCGGCTGCTCTCGGACTGGTGGTATCGGGCCTGCTGGCCGCTGGGGTTCGTCCAACAGCCCGGCCCCAACTGCAGCGTGCGCCGGACGGCCTTCGAGGCCGTCGGGGGGTTCGACGAGTCGCTGGGTTTCCTCGAGGATACCGACCTCTCCCTGCGGCTGCGCCGCGAAGGGATGGTCGTCTACGATCCGACCTGCCCCGTCGAGACCTCGGCCCGTCGACAGGAACGGGTCGGCTACGCGGGGCTGTTCCTGACGTATCTGGTCGGCTACCTCGAGTACGTCCTGCCGGGGCGGTCGCCGACGCGTGAGTACTTCTGA
- a CDS encoding beta-ribofuranosylaminobenzene 5'-phosphate synthase family protein: MPNATVSTGARLHVGFQNLSLARERLYGGIGVGLAEPRATVTAEPADGVVTGDPLVAEYARRAVDVLDLPGVAVALEERLPRHVGLGSGTQLALAVLTATARAHGLEPRIRENAPAMGRGGRSGVGVATFEAGGFVVDAGHPTNRFTTEPPAEGNWTVPPVVARHDLPADWRFLVVVPDAEPGRSGDDEDASMRAVVERADPAIADEIAGVVTRKLLPAAAGGSLEPFGEAVAEIGRKNGAWYADAQGGVFRPPAGELVEALEDCPVLSGVGQSSWGPVVYGLTDTRHAEEAAAAARDALAERGLEGRVILAEAAESGARIETGIDRR, translated from the coding sequence ATGCCGAACGCGACCGTCAGCACCGGAGCGCGACTCCACGTCGGTTTTCAGAACCTGTCGCTCGCCCGCGAGCGGCTCTACGGCGGCATCGGCGTCGGGCTCGCGGAGCCGCGGGCGACCGTCACCGCCGAACCCGCCGACGGCGTCGTGACCGGCGACCCGCTCGTCGCGGAGTACGCCCGCCGCGCCGTCGACGTGCTGGATCTCCCCGGCGTCGCGGTCGCCCTCGAGGAGCGGTTGCCGCGCCACGTCGGCCTCGGGAGCGGTACCCAGCTCGCGCTGGCGGTGCTGACGGCGACCGCGCGGGCCCACGGACTCGAGCCGCGGATCCGCGAGAACGCGCCCGCGATGGGGCGGGGCGGACGCAGCGGCGTCGGCGTCGCGACCTTCGAAGCCGGCGGGTTCGTCGTCGACGCCGGCCATCCGACGAACCGCTTTACCACGGAGCCGCCGGCGGAAGGCAACTGGACGGTCCCGCCGGTCGTCGCCCGTCACGACCTGCCCGCAGACTGGCGATTTCTGGTCGTCGTCCCCGACGCCGAGCCCGGCCGCAGCGGCGACGACGAGGACGCGAGTATGCGCGCGGTCGTCGAGCGGGCCGACCCCGCGATCGCCGACGAGATCGCCGGCGTCGTCACCCGGAAACTGCTGCCCGCCGCGGCCGGGGGCAGCCTCGAGCCCTTCGGCGAGGCAGTCGCCGAGATCGGCCGCAAGAACGGGGCCTGGTACGCCGACGCACAGGGCGGGGTCTTCCGGCCGCCCGCTGGCGAACTCGTCGAGGCGCTCGAGGACTGTCCGGTCCTCTCGGGCGTCGGCCAGTCGTCGTGGGGACCGGTCGTCTACGGCCTGACCGATACCCGCCACGCCGAGGAGGCCGCGGCCGCGGCTCGGGACGCGCTCGCGGAGCGCGGGCTCGAGGGTCGAGTGATCCTCGCCGAAGCGGCCGAGAGCGGGGCTCGAATCGAGACGGGTATCGATCGCCGATAG